The Chryseobacterium aureum genome contains a region encoding:
- the uxaC gene encoding glucuronate isomerase: MSNSIKNKEVFGESFLLESAKAENLYFGYAKDMPVIDYHNHLEPDVISANQNFRSPTAIWLDGDHYKWRAMRNFGIDEHLISGKAADQEKFRKWAEVVPYTLRNPLFHWTHLELKNPFGINEYLSPQNADEVYHKMDESLQTPGFLPQSIIENFKVEALCTTDDPADDLAHHIALKSSGFATAVLPAFRPDSYITVTNPESYLSGIKKLEKVCGFSITSVSDLLNALQSRVNYFVEAGAKVADHGFEYFPDTTKWNTTLEKEFSEFLQGNLTSFSDPEALCGHMLKELCRMYAEKGWVQQFHVGATRNNNSEMLGKIGVNAGYDAIGENYYAQKLSMLLDQLNSEGKLAKTIIYNLNPAFNEVLASLAGNFNEGGVRSKIQWGAAWWFLDQLDGMTKQMNTLSNIGLISTFVGMLTDSRSLLSFSRHDYFRRLLCSLFGSEMERGLLPDDEQWVGKIIQDICYHNTKKYFEI, translated from the coding sequence ATGAGTAATTCCATTAAAAATAAAGAAGTTTTCGGAGAATCTTTTCTGCTGGAATCAGCGAAGGCAGAAAACCTGTATTTCGGCTATGCTAAAGACATGCCGGTCATTGATTACCACAATCATCTTGAACCGGACGTTATTTCTGCCAACCAGAATTTCCGCTCTCCAACTGCGATATGGCTGGATGGTGATCATTACAAATGGAGGGCTATGAGAAATTTTGGCATTGATGAACATCTGATCTCGGGAAAAGCTGCAGATCAGGAAAAATTCAGGAAATGGGCAGAGGTAGTGCCTTATACGCTTCGTAATCCATTATTTCACTGGACGCATCTTGAACTTAAAAATCCTTTTGGGATCAACGAATACCTGTCACCGCAAAACGCAGACGAAGTGTATCACAAGATGGATGAAAGCCTTCAGACCCCTGGTTTTCTGCCGCAATCCATTATTGAGAATTTTAAAGTAGAAGCACTGTGTACTACGGATGATCCGGCAGATGATCTTGCGCATCATATAGCGTTAAAAAGCAGTGGTTTCGCCACAGCAGTTCTTCCCGCCTTCCGTCCTGATTCCTATATTACTGTTACGAATCCCGAAAGCTATCTTTCAGGAATAAAAAAGCTGGAAAAAGTCTGTGGATTTTCCATCACGTCAGTTTCTGACCTGTTGAATGCCCTCCAGTCAAGAGTCAATTATTTCGTAGAAGCAGGCGCAAAAGTAGCCGATCATGGCTTTGAATATTTCCCGGATACAACAAAATGGAACACTACTCTTGAAAAAGAATTTTCCGAATTTCTGCAGGGTAATCTTACCTCATTTTCAGATCCCGAAGCCCTATGCGGCCATATGCTGAAAGAACTTTGCAGAATGTACGCAGAAAAAGGCTGGGTGCAGCAGTTTCATGTAGGAGCCACCAGAAATAATAATTCTGAAATGCTCGGAAAAATTGGCGTCAATGCAGGTTATGACGCTATAGGAGAAAACTATTATGCACAGAAACTGAGCATGCTGCTTGATCAACTGAATAGCGAAGGAAAACTTGCCAAAACGATTATCTACAATTTAAATCCGGCATTCAACGAAGTTCTGGCATCCCTTGCCGGAAACTTCAATGAGGGTGGAGTCAGATCCAAAATACAGTGGGGTGCAGCCTGGTGGTTCCTTGATCAGCTTGACGGAATGACAAAACAGATGAATACGCTTTCCAATATCGGATTGATCAGTACGTTTGTCGGCATGCTAACCGATTCCAGAAGCCTGCTTTCATTTTCGAGACATGATTATTTCAGAAGGCTTTTATGCAGTCTTTTTGGAAGCGAGATGGAGAGAGGTCTTCTTCCCGATGATGAACAATGGGTAGGAAAAATCATTCAGGATATCTGTTATCACAATACAAAAAAATATTTTGAAATCTAA
- a CDS encoding sugar kinase has protein sequence MQNSAKIICFGELLLHFAPDSEGNWLNGQSLKIYIGGAEYNVAAALSQWKNSVKLLSALPENFVGNHLELQLKNKGIEILAEKNQGRIGTFYLSSDGDMQNASVVYDRFPSVFTQSDFEAFSDDELFSEVKWLHISTITPALSDSAFRKCLHIMKEAGTRNITVSLDLNYRALLWQNQNPHIIRELMPFVNVLMGNVWSVEQFLNIPVEYELNGNSDDENLLKQAEKTALEIRKQFPNVKKIANTFRFTHGEEVNYFATLYTDEHLLVSEQYNSGRIDERVGSGDAFMAALIHGILKGNPEKQILEDAAKVAFKKLFVKGDTIDDSINIEKL, from the coding sequence ATGCAGAATTCAGCTAAAATAATATGCTTCGGAGAACTGCTTCTCCATTTCGCTCCCGATTCTGAAGGAAACTGGCTCAATGGGCAGTCTCTGAAAATTTATATCGGAGGAGCTGAATATAATGTGGCAGCAGCACTTTCCCAATGGAAGAATTCTGTGAAACTGTTATCAGCATTACCGGAGAATTTTGTAGGAAATCACCTCGAATTACAGCTTAAAAATAAAGGAATAGAGATCCTTGCAGAAAAAAATCAAGGGAGAATAGGAACATTTTACCTTTCTTCCGATGGTGATATGCAGAATGCTTCAGTGGTTTACGACCGTTTTCCATCTGTTTTTACCCAATCGGATTTTGAAGCTTTCAGTGATGATGAGCTGTTTTCAGAGGTGAAATGGCTGCATATCAGTACCATTACTCCGGCATTAAGTGACAGTGCATTCCGGAAATGTTTACATATCATGAAAGAAGCCGGAACACGAAATATTACGGTGTCTCTCGACCTCAATTACAGGGCATTGCTTTGGCAGAATCAGAATCCTCATATAATCAGAGAACTCATGCCTTTTGTCAATGTTCTTATGGGAAATGTCTGGTCTGTTGAGCAGTTCCTGAATATTCCTGTTGAATATGAGCTCAATGGAAATTCTGACGATGAAAACCTCCTGAAACAGGCAGAAAAAACAGCGCTGGAAATCAGGAAGCAATTTCCAAATGTAAAAAAGATAGCCAATACCTTCCGGTTTACGCATGGAGAAGAGGTCAATTATTTTGCCACTTTATATACGGACGAGCATCTTCTGGTTTCAGAACAATATAATTCAGGCAGGATTGATGAAAGGGTAGGAAGCGGTGATGCTTTTATGGCTGCTTTAATCCACGGAATTTTAAAAGGAAATCCTGAAAAACAGATTCTTGAGGATGCTGCAAAAGTTGCTTTCAAAAAGCTTTTTGTAAAAGGAGATACTATTGATGACAGCATTAATATCGAAAAATTATGA
- a CDS encoding bifunctional 4-hydroxy-2-oxoglutarate aldolase/2-dehydro-3-deoxy-phosphogluconate aldolase, with product MSEILQKIKEQKIVPLFYNESFEVSKNIINALYKAGIRVIEYTNRGHQALENFTKLKEISHTEFPGLLLGIGTVKNRQEMYDYAKVKADFIITPVISEALVKHALEKNILLIPGCFTPSDVNIAYQNGLKLVKIFPADALGRNYIKSIQPVFPGMNFMPTGGINAALEDIKEWLNGGAAAAGLGSSLIGKDVNEEELTLKTKNLLQQLNHN from the coding sequence ATGAGTGAAATACTACAAAAAATAAAAGAACAGAAAATCGTTCCGTTGTTTTATAACGAATCATTTGAAGTCTCAAAAAATATTATCAATGCTTTGTACAAAGCAGGAATCCGTGTGATCGAATATACGAACCGCGGCCATCAGGCTCTGGAAAATTTCACAAAGCTGAAAGAAATTTCTCATACTGAATTTCCTGGCCTTCTGCTGGGAATCGGAACGGTGAAAAATAGACAGGAAATGTATGATTATGCTAAAGTTAAAGCAGATTTCATCATTACACCAGTGATAAGTGAAGCATTGGTAAAACATGCTCTTGAAAAAAACATTCTGCTGATTCCCGGCTGTTTTACCCCTTCCGATGTCAATATTGCATATCAGAACGGTTTAAAACTGGTTAAAATATTTCCGGCAGATGCTTTAGGCAGGAACTATATCAAATCTATACAGCCTGTCTTTCCGGGAATGAATTTCATGCCCACCGGAGGAATCAATGCAGCACTGGAAGATATTAAGGAATGGCTCAATGGCGGAGCTGCAGCGGCTGGATTGGGAAGTTCACTCATTGGAAAAGATGTTAATGAAGAAGAACTGACTCTGAAAACAAAGAATTTATTGCAACAACTTAATCATAATTAA
- a CDS encoding MFS transporter, translated as MQAPQNRNIRWWMLSLVFLATTINYLDRQVMGLLKPVLEREFSWDEKDYSYIVMAFTTTYAIGYMAMGRFIDRVGTKIGYAVSLIVWSLASIGHGFVKSTIGFIIARSTLGISEAGNFPAAIKSVAEWFPKKERALATGIFNSGATVGAILAPLLVPFILGHYGWRQTFVWIGALGMIWIILWWKFYAIPEKTKTLSREELQYIKSDQNEKTEEKKQIPLAELLKYKVTWSFAIGKILTDPIWYFFMFWLPAYFSDVFKMDLTKPSIPLIVIYSGTTIGSIGGGYLSSFLIKKGWAIGRARSLTMLLFALMVVPVMFSKYVDNMWLITLVIALATAAHQGWGANLMTTVGDQLPNHYVSSVIGFGGMLGSAAGIIFPLFIGIVLDAFKKSGNINGGYNIIFFIAGISYVTAWGLIKIINRKKTV; from the coding sequence ATGCAGGCTCCTCAAAACCGTAATATAAGATGGTGGATGCTGTCTCTCGTTTTCCTTGCCACTACGATCAATTATCTTGACCGCCAGGTCATGGGTTTGCTGAAACCCGTGCTGGAAAGAGAATTCAGTTGGGATGAAAAAGATTACAGCTATATCGTCATGGCCTTTACCACCACTTATGCGATCGGTTATATGGCGATGGGACGGTTTATAGACAGGGTGGGAACCAAAATAGGGTACGCCGTTTCCCTTATTGTATGGAGTCTGGCCTCAATAGGACATGGGTTTGTAAAAAGTACCATAGGATTTATTATAGCGAGAAGTACGCTGGGAATCAGTGAAGCCGGAAACTTTCCTGCCGCCATCAAATCTGTAGCGGAATGGTTCCCTAAAAAAGAAAGAGCATTAGCAACAGGAATTTTTAATTCAGGAGCAACGGTGGGAGCCATATTAGCACCGTTGCTTGTTCCTTTCATTCTCGGACATTACGGCTGGAGACAGACTTTTGTGTGGATTGGTGCTCTGGGTATGATTTGGATTATCCTTTGGTGGAAATTCTATGCCATACCGGAAAAAACAAAAACTCTAAGCAGGGAAGAACTGCAGTACATCAAAAGTGACCAGAATGAAAAAACAGAAGAAAAAAAGCAAATTCCTTTAGCAGAATTACTCAAATATAAAGTGACATGGTCATTTGCCATCGGTAAAATATTAACAGACCCTATCTGGTATTTCTTCATGTTCTGGCTGCCTGCGTATTTCTCAGATGTATTCAAAATGGATTTAACAAAACCGTCTATTCCGTTGATCGTTATTTATAGCGGAACAACGATCGGAAGTATTGGCGGAGGCTATCTCTCATCATTTCTCATCAAAAAAGGCTGGGCGATCGGAAGAGCCAGAAGTTTAACGATGTTGCTCTTTGCTTTAATGGTTGTTCCGGTCATGTTCTCAAAATATGTAGATAATATGTGGCTGATTACCCTGGTTATTGCTCTTGCTACAGCGGCACATCAGGGCTGGGGAGCCAATCTTATGACCACGGTTGGTGATCAGCTGCCCAATCATTATGTAAGCTCTGTAATAGGTTTTGGCGGAATGCTCGGTTCAGCGGCAGGAATTATTTTTCCGCTTTTTATCGGAATCGTTCTCGATGCTTTTAAAAAATCAGGAAACATCAACGGAGGCTATAATATTATATTTTTCATCGCGGGAATATCCTATGTTACAGCCTGGGGACTGATCAAAATAATCAACAGAAAGAAAACCGTATAA
- a CDS encoding glycoside hydrolase family 43 protein produces MKQNIMNLAFFRNKTHILAAAALLSVTTISAQTFSDFTYHGNDKIYNDNPLKPDEFYSPILQGCYPDPSITRKGEDYYLVNSSFSMFPGVPIFTSKDLVNWKQVGHVLDRPSQLKVEKSGVSHGIYAPDIKYNKHNDTFYMITTQFAGGIGNMVVKTKDPSKGWSEVQKLNFEGIDPAMFFDDNGKAYIVHNDAPPQGTEQYNGHRVIKMWDYDLEKDQVVPGSDKIIVNGGVDLSQKPIWIEGPHIYKKNGKYYLMCAEGGTGGNHSEVIFMADSPKGPYIPASSNPILTQRYFPKDRKEKVDWAGHADLIETPDGQYYGVFLAIRPNEKNRVNKGRETFILPVDWSGKYPVFQNGLVPMKPKLKLPEGTQNQNGQKGFLPNGNFTYTDKLTDKNLDYRWIAMRGPRESFISVTKNGVKVNPFETNIKALAPVSALFHRLQHESFETSVTLDFKPKSQKELAGITCYQSETFNYVFGITKKDKDFYIVLERTEKGTSKLIASEKISLSKPVKLQVVADKDEHSFNYSIDGKNYKNLGGPVSGDILSTDVAGGFTGSLIGLYSTSSNDIIPN; encoded by the coding sequence ATGAAACAGAATATAATGAATTTAGCTTTTTTCAGGAATAAAACCCATATCCTTGCAGCAGCAGCTTTGCTTTCTGTGACTACTATTTCTGCCCAGACATTCTCTGATTTTACTTACCATGGAAACGATAAAATATATAATGACAACCCTCTTAAACCGGACGAGTTCTATTCTCCTATTTTGCAAGGCTGTTATCCGGATCCCAGCATTACCAGAAAGGGAGAAGATTATTATCTCGTAAACTCTTCATTTTCAATGTTTCCGGGAGTTCCTATTTTCACATCTAAAGATCTGGTGAACTGGAAACAGGTAGGACACGTACTGGACAGACCTTCACAGCTAAAAGTTGAAAAATCAGGGGTTTCGCACGGAATTTATGCACCGGACATCAAATACAATAAGCACAACGACACTTTTTATATGATCACTACCCAGTTTGCAGGCGGTATCGGAAATATGGTCGTAAAAACAAAAGATCCGTCAAAAGGATGGAGCGAAGTTCAGAAACTCAATTTTGAAGGCATTGATCCGGCTATGTTCTTTGATGATAACGGAAAAGCGTATATCGTTCATAACGATGCCCCGCCGCAAGGTACCGAGCAGTACAACGGCCACCGAGTTATCAAGATGTGGGACTATGATCTTGAAAAAGACCAGGTGGTGCCGGGCTCGGATAAAATTATTGTCAACGGTGGAGTTGATCTATCTCAAAAACCCATCTGGATTGAAGGTCCCCACATTTACAAAAAGAACGGTAAGTACTACCTGATGTGTGCTGAAGGAGGAACCGGAGGTAATCACAGCGAAGTTATCTTTATGGCTGATTCTCCAAAAGGACCTTATATTCCTGCTTCTAGTAACCCGATTCTTACACAGCGCTATTTCCCGAAAGACAGAAAAGAAAAAGTAGACTGGGCCGGTCATGCAGATCTTATAGAAACTCCGGATGGCCAATATTACGGAGTATTTCTTGCCATACGCCCCAATGAGAAAAACCGGGTCAATAAAGGCCGTGAAACATTCATCCTTCCGGTGGACTGGAGTGGAAAATATCCTGTCTTTCAGAACGGACTCGTTCCTATGAAACCCAAGCTGAAATTGCCGGAAGGTACTCAGAATCAGAACGGGCAAAAAGGATTTTTACCCAATGGAAACTTCACTTATACTGATAAGCTGACAGATAAAAATCTGGACTACCGATGGATTGCCATGCGCGGACCCCGCGAGAGTTTTATTAGCGTAACAAAAAACGGAGTAAAAGTAAATCCTTTTGAAACTAATATTAAAGCATTGGCTCCCGTATCTGCATTGTTCCACAGATTACAGCATGAATCATTCGAAACTTCTGTAACCCTTGATTTTAAGCCTAAATCTCAAAAAGAGCTGGCTGGAATTACCTGCTATCAGAGTGAAACATTCAATTATGTTTTCGGAATCACGAAAAAGGACAAGGATTTCTACATCGTGCTGGAAAGAACTGAAAAAGGAACATCAAAGCTGATTGCAAGCGAGAAAATATCTTTATCAAAGCCGGTTAAACTACAGGTTGTTGCCGATAAAGATGAACATAGCTTTAACTACTCAATAGACGGAAAAAACTATAAAAATCTTGGAGGACCCGTTTCCGGTGATATTCTTTCTACGGATGTGGCAGGAGGTTTTACAGGAAGCCTCATAGGGCTGTACAGTACTTCTTCCAATGATATTATACCGAATTAA
- a CDS encoding glycoside hydrolase family 43 protein, translating to MTIKKSYIVSLLGFIGLNLLSAQVNPSGKQGTAFTNPIIWADAPDLSITRNGSDFYLISTTMHLMPGAPVMHSRDLVHWEMSGYVFDTLNDNSKYDLLNGTVYGRGQWASSIRYHKGKYYVLFSPNDEPFKSYFYVTDDPEKGKWKLITRTRHFHDASLFFDDDDRIYVFTSNKVFELSQDFKEVIGNPDGTEVFQKDDSETGLLEGNQIIKRNGKYYMMMISWPKNGKRRQVVYRSDQAKGPYEKKIILEDNFLGFSYAGQGALIDDENGNWYSLIFQDRNGVGRVPLLLPVEWKNDWPVLGDNGKVPLKGEVPLPPFKAKNHLVESDEFSGKKLKIQWQWNHNPVNEAWSLSERKGFLRLKTSRVVDNLHAAPNTLTQRMEGPTSSAVVAMDLKGMKDGDVAGFSAFNGDSGILSVVKEGEEKFIVFSTNEVSLDHKTKAITGVKKEEKKRIPLNSDKVFLRIDANFNLGKDLADFYYSTDQKNWTEMAKDYKMIFDYRRFFMGSKFAVFNYATKDTGGFVDIDFFRINETGK from the coding sequence GTGACAATCAAAAAATCTTATATAGTTTCTTTATTGGGGTTTATCGGGCTGAATCTTCTCTCAGCCCAGGTAAATCCTTCCGGAAAACAGGGCACAGCATTTACCAACCCAATTATTTGGGCAGATGCACCGGATTTATCCATTACCAGAAACGGAAGTGATTTTTACCTGATTAGTACCACTATGCACCTGATGCCGGGAGCTCCGGTGATGCATTCCAGGGATTTGGTACATTGGGAAATGTCCGGATATGTTTTTGATACGCTGAATGATAATTCAAAATATGATTTATTGAACGGAACCGTGTATGGCAGAGGTCAATGGGCTTCTTCAATCCGCTATCACAAAGGGAAATACTACGTTTTGTTTTCTCCGAATGATGAACCTTTCAAATCTTATTTCTATGTGACTGATGATCCCGAAAAAGGAAAATGGAAACTCATCACAAGAACGCGCCATTTTCACGATGCTTCACTTTTTTTTGATGATGATGACAGAATCTATGTTTTCACCTCCAATAAAGTTTTTGAGCTGAGCCAGGATTTTAAAGAGGTTATCGGAAATCCGGATGGAACCGAAGTCTTTCAGAAAGATGATTCGGAAACCGGACTTCTGGAAGGCAACCAGATCATCAAAAGAAACGGAAAATACTACATGATGATGATCTCGTGGCCTAAAAACGGGAAACGCCGCCAGGTCGTCTACAGGTCAGATCAAGCAAAAGGTCCGTATGAGAAAAAAATAATTCTGGAAGATAATTTTTTAGGGTTTTCCTATGCAGGTCAGGGCGCATTAATAGATGATGAAAACGGAAACTGGTATTCTCTGATTTTCCAGGACAGAAACGGAGTAGGACGTGTTCCTTTATTGCTGCCCGTTGAATGGAAAAACGACTGGCCGGTGTTGGGAGATAATGGGAAAGTCCCCTTGAAAGGAGAAGTTCCGCTTCCGCCATTCAAAGCGAAAAATCATCTGGTAGAAAGTGATGAATTTTCCGGTAAAAAATTGAAAATCCAGTGGCAGTGGAATCATAATCCGGTAAACGAAGCGTGGTCTTTATCCGAAAGAAAAGGATTTCTGAGACTGAAAACCAGCAGGGTAGTAGATAACCTTCATGCGGCACCAAACACTTTGACCCAGAGAATGGAAGGCCCAACTTCGTCAGCAGTTGTGGCAATGGATCTCAAGGGAATGAAAGATGGAGACGTTGCAGGTTTCAGTGCCTTCAACGGGGATTCCGGGATCTTATCGGTAGTAAAGGAAGGTGAAGAAAAATTCATTGTTTTTTCAACCAACGAAGTGAGTCTGGACCATAAAACAAAAGCCATTACCGGAGTTAAAAAAGAAGAGAAAAAACGGATTCCACTCAATTCGGATAAGGTTTTCCTGCGTATTGATGCGAATTTTAATCTTGGGAAAGATCTCGCAGATTTTTATTACAGCACTGATCAGAAGAACTGGACAGAGATGGCAAAAGACTACAAAATGATCTTTGATTACCGGAGGTTTTTTATGGGATCCAAATTCGCGGTTTTCAATTATGCCACTAAAGATACCGGAGGTTTCGTAGATATTGATTTTTTTAGGATCAATGAAACAGGAAAATAA
- a CDS encoding alpha/beta hydrolase, whose amino-acid sequence MNKSVVLALGFMLSGVFISAQAFDKKVPQGFDIEKKEIPHGKIDTIQYSSATVGTTRKALVYTPPGYKKGAQYPVLYLLHGIGGDEKEWFKNGTPQIILDNLYAKGKLSPMIVVLPNGRAMMDDRATGDIMAKDKVEAFATFEKDLLNDLIPFIEKKYPVKKDRSDRAIAGLSMGGGQTLNFGLGNIDRFAWVGAFSAAPNTKEPQHLLPDPTKAKQLKLLWISCGDQDRLMPFSKRTSGYLTENKIPHIFYVEPGGHDFKVWKNDLYLFSQLLFKPVNQEDINHTLKSE is encoded by the coding sequence ATGAATAAGTCAGTTGTATTAGCATTAGGTTTTATGCTGTCAGGAGTTTTTATTTCTGCACAGGCTTTTGATAAAAAAGTACCTCAGGGTTTCGATATAGAAAAAAAGGAAATTCCACACGGAAAAATTGATACTATACAGTATTCTTCGGCAACGGTTGGAACTACACGTAAAGCTTTGGTATATACGCCTCCCGGATATAAAAAAGGCGCTCAATATCCCGTTCTATATCTGCTACACGGTATTGGAGGAGATGAAAAAGAATGGTTTAAAAATGGAACTCCGCAAATTATTTTAGATAATCTGTATGCCAAAGGAAAACTTTCTCCCATGATTGTTGTACTTCCCAACGGCCGGGCGATGATGGACGACAGGGCAACCGGAGACATCATGGCAAAGGATAAAGTAGAAGCTTTTGCAACCTTCGAAAAAGACCTGCTGAATGATCTGATTCCCTTTATAGAAAAAAAATACCCTGTAAAAAAAGATAGAAGCGACAGAGCCATTGCAGGACTTTCCATGGGTGGTGGACAGACCCTGAATTTCGGATTGGGAAATATAGACAGGTTCGCCTGGGTAGGTGCCTTTTCGGCAGCTCCGAATACCAAAGAGCCTCAACACCTTCTTCCTGATCCCACAAAAGCTAAACAATTAAAGCTTCTCTGGATTTCATGCGGAGATCAGGACAGGCTGATGCCCTTCAGCAAAAGAACAAGCGGGTATCTTACAGAAAATAAAATTCCTCATATTTTTTATGTAGAACCGGGCGGACACGATTTTAAGGTCTGGAAAAATGATCTTTACCTGTTTTCGCAGCTTCTTTTCAAACCTGTAAACCAGGAAGATATAAATCATACTCTGAAATCAGAATAA
- a CDS encoding glycoside hydrolase family 43 protein: MNISKLYLSIMPLIGFSPMGFSQNPIVQTSYTADPAPMVYNDRLYVYTTHDEDDSTWFTMNDWKVYSTNDMVNWTDHGTVLSYKDFDWAKRDAWAAQCIERNGKFFIYAPMWSKTNNKGAIGVAVGDSPLGPFHDPLGKPLVQSEWGDIDPTVFVDDDGQAHMYWGNPKLKYVKLNEDMISYSGSITEVPMTEESFGKREGTPNPERPSKYEEGPWLYKRKNLYYLFWPGGPLPEFIGYSTGKTAQGPWKYGGIIMPAEGKSFTNHPGVIDFRGKTYFFYHNGALPGGSGFTRSVSLEELTFNKDGSISPFKMTNGITKAIATVNPYSFNQAEMIAWSENVKSYQNKEAGVFIKAKKKGAYTSVKNVDFGKKGAGFFSARVGTTHNSDVTMTIHLDAVNGSVAATVKVPLTGGDDRWETVKVQIAEKITGIHDLYFVFNGKASTDIMYFDYWTFLENN, translated from the coding sequence ATGAATATCAGTAAACTATATCTCAGCATAATGCCATTGATAGGGTTTTCCCCAATGGGATTTTCCCAGAATCCTATCGTACAGACCAGTTATACAGCGGATCCTGCTCCCATGGTTTATAATGACAGGCTATATGTGTATACCACTCACGATGAAGATGATTCTACATGGTTTACCATGAACGACTGGAAAGTATATTCCACGAATGATATGGTCAACTGGACGGATCACGGAACAGTACTTTCTTATAAAGATTTTGACTGGGCAAAACGCGATGCCTGGGCTGCACAATGCATTGAAAGAAACGGGAAGTTTTTCATCTATGCTCCCATGTGGTCTAAAACCAATAATAAAGGCGCCATTGGTGTTGCTGTAGGCGACAGTCCGTTGGGACCCTTCCATGATCCATTGGGAAAACCGCTTGTGCAGAGCGAATGGGGAGATATTGATCCCACTGTTTTTGTGGATGATGACGGCCAGGCTCATATGTATTGGGGAAACCCTAAGCTTAAATACGTGAAACTGAATGAAGATATGATATCCTATTCCGGAAGCATCACAGAAGTTCCGATGACTGAAGAATCATTTGGTAAAAGAGAGGGAACACCTAATCCGGAAAGACCTTCAAAATATGAGGAAGGGCCCTGGCTGTACAAAAGAAAAAATCTCTATTATCTCTTCTGGCCTGGAGGTCCTCTACCCGAATTTATAGGATATTCTACCGGAAAAACAGCACAGGGACCGTGGAAATACGGCGGTATTATCATGCCTGCAGAAGGAAAATCATTTACCAATCATCCCGGCGTTATAGACTTCCGGGGAAAAACCTATTTCTTTTATCACAATGGCGCATTGCCGGGCGGAAGCGGTTTTACAAGATCGGTAAGTCTTGAAGAGCTTACATTTAATAAAGACGGTTCTATTTCGCCATTTAAAATGACTAATGGAATTACAAAAGCTATCGCAACAGTTAATCCTTATTCGTTCAATCAGGCAGAAATGATTGCCTGGTCGGAAAATGTAAAATCCTATCAGAATAAAGAGGCTGGTGTTTTCATCAAAGCAAAGAAAAAAGGTGCGTATACCAGTGTGAAAAATGTGGACTTCGGAAAAAAAGGTGCTGGATTCTTCTCCGCAAGGGTAGGAACTACCCATAACAGTGACGTAACAATGACCATTCATTTGGATGCTGTAAACGGCTCGGTTGCCGCTACGGTAAAAGTGCCTCTGACTGGTGGAGATGATCGTTGGGAAACAGTAAAAGTACAGATTGCTGAAAAGATAACCGGTATCCATGATCTGTATTTTGTATTCAATGGAAAAGCCTCAACAGATATTATGTACTTCGATTACTGGACCTTTCTTGAAAATAATTAA